Proteins from a single region of Schistocerca gregaria isolate iqSchGreg1 chromosome 3, iqSchGreg1.2, whole genome shotgun sequence:
- the LOC126356112 gene encoding ubiquitin-like domain-containing CTD phosphatase 1: protein MENEVTIVVKWSGKEYSINNLSESDTVQTLKNAIQKETGVRPERQKLLNLKLKGKIPGDDCQIGTLKLKPGFKVMMMGSLEEDIADASVPPEDIPEVINDLDIEEEEVAIENKEVYLAKIDRRIREYKVNILNSPRAGKKLLVLDIDYTLFDHRSTAETGYELMRPFLHEFLTSAYQDYDIVIWSATSMKWIEEKMKLLGVSTHPDYKIAFYLDSLAMISVHTPKYGVVQVKPLGVIWGKFDQYSSKNTIMFDDIRRNFLMNPHNGLKIRPFKQAHLNRDKDRELLRLAKYLQDIAHEEDLSSLEHKHWEKYKRRKHKGVTPKKDESLGSGDSADTS, encoded by the exons atggaaaacgAAGTTACTATTGTTGTGAAATGGAGtgggaaggagtacagtatcaACAATCTTTCGGAGAGTGACACTGTTCAGACGCTAAAGAATGCAATACAAAAGGAAACGGGAGTTCGCCCCGAAAGGCAGAAACTGCTTAATTTGAAATTAAAAG GAAAAATTCCTGGCGATGATTGCCAAATAGGAACGCTGAAGCtgaaaccaggttttaaagtaATGATGATGGGCTCGCTTGAAGAGGATATTGCGGATGCTAGTGTTCCTCCTGAAGACATACCAGAAGTCATTAATGATCTTGACATTGAAGAGGAAGAAGTCGCCATTGAGAATAAAGAG GTGTATCTAGCCAAAATTGACAGACGTATCCGTGAATACAAAGTTAATATTCTCAACTCGCCAAGGGCTGGGAAAAAGCTACTTGTCCTAGATATTGACTACACTTTGTTTGATCACCGGTCAACTGCAGAAACTGGATATGAATTGATGAGGCCATTTTTGCATGAATTCCTAACATCAGCATATCAA GACTATGATATTGTTATATGGTCTGCAACAAGTATGAAGTGGATAGAAGAAAAAATGAAGCTTCTTGGTGTGTCAACTCATCCTGATTACAAAATTGCTTTCTATTTAGATAGTTTAGCAatgatatcagtacacactccaaaATATGGAGTTGTGCAG gTGAAACCACTTGGTGTTATTTGGGGAAAGTTTGATCAGTACTCTTCTAAAAATACTATAATGTTTGACGATATACGACGAAATTTTTTAATGAATCCTCATAATGGATTAAAAATACGGCCGTTCAAACAAGCTCATTTGAATAGAGATAAGGATCGAGAACTACTCCGGCTTGCAAAATACCTGCAAGACATAGCACATGAGGAAGATTTATCAAGTTTGGAACATAAACACTGGGAAAAATATAAACGTAGGAAACACAAAGGGGTAACACCTAAAAAAGATGAATCCTTGGGAAGTGGAGACAGTGCTGATACCAGCTAG